A window from Triticum aestivum cultivar Chinese Spring chromosome 6D, IWGSC CS RefSeq v2.1, whole genome shotgun sequence encodes these proteins:
- the LOC123142192 gene encoding LRR receptor-like serine/threonine-protein kinase EFR — MQERLPLRAIWPRKGALAASLLGKGDGALSQVAMLAPIFMLLSLLLISYGVGSIRCSSTTVNGNIMDMISLLDFKRDITNNSRQALRSWHASVPLCSWEGVHCSSGRVTKLYLNGRGLLGRIFPSLGNLTFLRTLDLSKNGFTGELPPLNRLNRLEYIDLGSNSLRGTIPDTLTNCSKLWILDLSANLLMGEIPLGIGRLSDLREVWLSSNNLTGKIPPSLKNISQLEEIVLTDNKLTGTIPDEMGIFPSLVYLDLAGNMLSGGIPETLYKYNQSSLQYLYLYSNMLGKTLPSNFGDTFPDLKHLCLDNNNFEGHLPASLGNISRLRLLNLSSNNFIGQVPDSFGYLALLEYLILQRNNFWGFIPIELGDLKQLTHLDLSDNNLQGGVP, encoded by the coding sequence GTGACGGAGCCCTTAGTCAAGTGGCAATGCTTGCCCCCATCTTTATGTTACTGTCGCTGCTGCTGATTTCTTATGGAGTCGGCAGCATCCGCTGCTCCTCGACGACCGTCAATGGTAACATCATGGACATGATCTCGCTGCTAGATTTCAAGCGGGACATCACTAACAACTCAAGACAAGCCTTAAGATCTTGGCACGCCAGCGTCCCTCTTTGCAGTTGGGAGGGCGTCCACTGCAGCTCGGGGCGAGTCACTAAGCTGTACCTCAATGGACGAGGGTTGTTGGGCCGGATATTCCCCTCCCTTGGCAACCTAACGTTTCTTAGGACACTGGACCTGTCCAAAAATGGCTTCACCGGCGAGTTACCTCCTCTCAACCGTCTCAACAGATTGGAATACATTGACTTGGGAAGCAACTCACTGCGAGGGACCATTCCAGATACTCTCACAAACTGCTCCAAGCTATGGATCCTAGACCTATCTGCCAACTTACTAATGGGTGAAATTCCCCTTGGTATAGGTCGCCTATCCGATCTAAGGGAAGTATGGCTTTCCTCAAATAATCTCACCGGAAAAATCCCACCAAGCCTAAAAAACATTAGTCAGCTTGAAGAAATCGTGCTTACTGATAATAAGCTTACGGGAACCATTCCTGATGAGATGGGAATTTTCCCATCTCTTGTTTATTTAGACCTTGCTGGAAATATGCTATCGGGTGGAATTCCAGAAACCTTGTACAAATACAATCAGTCTTCTCTCCAATATTTATACTTATATTCCAATATGCTTGGGAAAACACTGCCATCGAACTTTGGTGACACCTTCCCGGATCTTAAACATCTCTGTTTGGACAATAACAATTTTGAAGGTCATCTCCCTGCTTCACTAGGCAATATTTCAAGGCTAAGGCTGTTAAACTTGTCTTCCAACAATTTCATTGGTCAAGTTCCAGATTCTTTTGGTTATCTTGCACTGTTAGAATACCTAATCCTTCAGCGAAACAACTTTTGGGGCTTCATCCCAATAGAGCTTGGCGACTTAAAGCAGCTCACCCATCTGGATCTGTCTGATAATAATCTGCAAGGTGGTGTGCCATGA